In one window of Janthinobacterium sp. 1_2014MBL_MicDiv DNA:
- the pstC gene encoding phosphate ABC transporter permease subunit PstC codes for MTDSISHAQMLSTMRKQRIQDFLFHKVTMLFALSVLIVLVGIIISLIMESIPAFRTFGLHFIVSAEWDPVNDQYGALIPIIGTLVTSVIALLIAFPVSFGIALFLTEICPAWLRRPLGTAVELLAGVPSIIYGIWGLFVFAPLFADHVQPILKATLGNVPIIGPLFSGPMMGIGLLTAGLVLAIMIIPFIASVMRDVFEIVPAVLKESAYGLGCTRWEVVRKIVLPYTKTGVVGGVMLGLGRALGETMAVTFVIGNANKLSWSLFAAGNSITSLLANEFGEAQSELHVASLFSLALILFVITFIVLSAAKLMLAGMSRKEGTK; via the coding sequence ATGACCGATTCCATCAGTCACGCGCAAATGCTTTCCACCATGCGCAAGCAGCGTATCCAGGATTTTTTGTTCCACAAGGTGACGATGCTGTTCGCCCTGTCGGTGCTGATCGTCCTGGTGGGCATCATCATTTCGCTGATCATGGAATCGATTCCCGCCTTCCGCACCTTCGGCCTGCATTTCATCGTCTCGGCCGAGTGGGACCCCGTCAATGACCAGTACGGCGCCCTGATCCCCATCATCGGCACCCTGGTGACGTCGGTCATCGCCTTGCTGATCGCGTTCCCCGTCAGCTTCGGCATCGCCCTGTTCCTCACGGAAATCTGCCCGGCCTGGCTGCGCCGCCCGCTGGGCACGGCTGTCGAGCTGCTGGCCGGCGTGCCGTCGATCATCTACGGCATCTGGGGCCTGTTCGTGTTTGCGCCCCTGTTTGCCGACCACGTCCAGCCCATCCTGAAAGCCACCCTGGGCAACGTGCCCATCATCGGTCCCCTGTTCAGCGGCCCCATGATGGGCATCGGCCTGTTGACGGCTGGCCTGGTGCTGGCCATCATGATCATCCCCTTCATCGCCTCGGTGATGCGCGACGTGTTTGAAATCGTCCCTGCCGTGCTGAAGGAATCGGCCTACGGCCTGGGCTGCACGCGCTGGGAAGTGGTGCGCAAGATCGTGCTGCCTTACACCAAGACGGGCGTCGTCGGCGGCGTCATGCTGGGCCTGGGCCGCGCGCTGGGCGAAACCATGGCTGTGACCTTCGTCATCGGCAACGCCAACAAGCTGTCGTGGTCGCTGTTTGCCGCCGGTAACAGCATCACCTCCTTGCTGGCCAATGAATTCGGCGAAGCGCAGTCCGAGCTGCACGTGGCGTCGCTGTTCTCGCTGGCCCTGATCCTGTTTGTCATCACCTTTATCGTCTTATCCGCCGCCAAGCTGATGCTGGCTGGCATGTCCCGCAAGGAAGGCACGAAATGA
- a CDS encoding response regulator — protein sequence MASDKTTVLIVEDEPAIVELVTYSLRESGWNCCSVQNVADAWEFIQHRTPHLILLDWMLPDQTGLRLLSRIRADRNFAAIPVIMLTAKSMEEDKLAGLNSGADDYVTKPFSPRELLARAKALLRRKSPEHAQAPMRAGNVALDPVSCTVMMDEQKIDIGHAEYKLLKFLLAHPERVFSRSQLLDKVWGDHVVIEERTVDVHVLRLRKALKEAESLIKTVRSVGYMLSEK from the coding sequence ATGGCATCTGATAAAACCACGGTATTGATTGTTGAAGATGAGCCGGCCATCGTTGAACTGGTGACCTATTCGCTGCGCGAATCCGGCTGGAATTGCTGTTCTGTACAAAACGTCGCCGATGCCTGGGAATTCATCCAGCACCGCACGCCGCACCTGATCCTGCTGGACTGGATGCTGCCGGATCAAACGGGCTTGCGCCTGCTGTCGCGCATCCGCGCCGACCGCAATTTTGCCGCCATCCCCGTCATCATGCTCACCGCCAAGAGCATGGAAGAAGACAAGCTGGCCGGCCTGAACAGCGGGGCCGACGATTACGTCACCAAGCCGTTCTCGCCGCGCGAGCTGCTGGCGCGCGCCAAGGCGCTGTTGCGACGCAAGAGCCCGGAACACGCGCAGGCGCCCATGCGCGCCGGCAACGTGGCGCTGGATCCCGTCAGCTGCACCGTGATGATGGATGAACAGAAGATCGATATCGGCCATGCCGAATACAAGCTGCTGAAATTCCTGCTGGCCCATCCGGAGCGCGTGTTTTCGCGCAGCCAGCTGCTCGACAAGGTGTGGGGCGACCATGTGGTGATCGAGGAACGCACGGTCGATGTCCACGTATTGCGCTTGCGCAAAGCCTTGAAAGAGGCGGAAAGCCTGATCAAGACCGTGCGCAGCGTCGGCTACATGTTGTCTGAAAAATAA
- the phoR gene encoding phosphate regulon sensor histidine kinase PhoR, with translation MNPKLLFWVPAALRMVLALLGVAVVWYLFGATYALGIAFVLMAMMVFVQLSYLFQLSNWLDNPQSAKLPDGWGAWTSIFARLYRMRRDDEKNQAELTEWLARFRQAMHLLPDGVVIMDDVLFLEWCNPAAEKHLGLTHERDKGMRVTNLIRSPEFMDYIILGRYDQPLTITFRNRKLIVQIIPFENRRQILVTHDVTETERIEMMRRDFIANASHELRTPLTVIVGFLEIASAELDLDATTRAAHLKLMTEQGHRMQHLIEDMLTLSRLESVDYPLRPEPVDVKKLMQQVLRDAKGLSAGKHEITMECKGPDVLGSYDELYSAFGNLASNAVRYTPAGGTITLRWQDGAAGPQFIAQDTGIGISPEHISRLTERFYRVDKSRSRETQGTGLGLAIVKHVLLRHGGTLAIQSVADKGSSFIVSMPKSVVTPLQGELLVK, from the coding sequence ATGAATCCGAAATTGCTGTTCTGGGTACCGGCCGCCTTACGCATGGTGCTGGCGCTGCTGGGCGTGGCCGTCGTCTGGTATCTGTTTGGCGCCACGTATGCGCTGGGCATCGCCTTCGTGCTGATGGCCATGATGGTGTTCGTGCAGCTGTCCTACCTGTTCCAGCTGAGTAACTGGCTGGACAATCCGCAAAGCGCCAAGCTGCCCGATGGCTGGGGCGCCTGGACCAGCATCTTCGCGCGCCTGTACCGCATGCGCCGCGACGATGAGAAAAACCAGGCCGAGCTGACGGAATGGCTGGCGCGTTTCCGCCAGGCCATGCACCTGCTGCCCGATGGCGTCGTCATCATGGACGACGTGCTGTTCCTCGAATGGTGCAACCCTGCCGCCGAGAAGCACCTGGGCCTCACGCACGAGCGCGACAAGGGCATGCGCGTGACGAATCTGATCCGCAGTCCCGAGTTCATGGATTACATCATCCTGGGCCGCTACGACCAGCCGCTGACGATCACCTTCCGCAACCGCAAGCTGATCGTGCAGATCATTCCATTTGAAAACCGCCGCCAGATCCTCGTCACGCACGACGTGACGGAGACGGAACGCATCGAAATGATGCGCCGCGACTTCATCGCCAATGCCTCGCACGAATTGCGCACGCCGCTGACCGTCATCGTCGGCTTCCTGGAAATCGCCTCCGCCGAGCTGGACCTGGACGCCACCACGCGCGCCGCCCACCTCAAGCTGATGACGGAGCAGGGCCACCGCATGCAGCATCTGATCGAGGACATGCTGACCCTGTCGCGCCTGGAATCGGTCGACTATCCGCTGCGCCCCGAGCCCGTCGATGTCAAAAAGCTCATGCAGCAGGTCTTGCGCGATGCCAAGGGCTTATCGGCCGGCAAGCACGAAATCACGATGGAATGCAAGGGCCCTGACGTGCTGGGCAGTTACGACGAGCTGTACAGCGCGTTCGGCAACCTGGCCTCGAACGCCGTGCGCTATACGCCGGCCGGCGGCACCATCACCCTGCGCTGGCAGGATGGCGCGGCGGGACCGCAATTCATCGCGCAGGATACGGGCATCGGCATCAGCCCCGAGCATATCTCGCGCCTGACCGAGCGTTTCTACCGCGTCGACAAGAGCCGGTCGCGCGAAACCCAGGGCACGGGCCTGGGCCTGGCCATCGTCAAGCACGTGCTGCTGCGCCACGGGGGCACCCTGGCCATCCAGTCCGTGGCCGACAAGGGCAGCAGTTTCATCGTCAGCATGCCGAAGTCCGTCGTCACGCCGCTGCAGGGCGAATTGCTGGTCAAGTAG
- the pstS gene encoding phosphate ABC transporter substrate-binding protein PstS, protein MQMKQMFKFIVVGASAAMAFSSASVMAADMTGAGATFPYPIYAKWAETYKANTGNGLNYQSVGSGAGIKQIKAKTVEFGASDMPLKAEELEEAGLMQFPAIMGGVVTIVNLDGVTPGQLKMTGKVVGDIYLGKITKWSAPEIAALNTGVKLPDTEITVVHRADGSGTSFLFTDFLSKTNPEFKSKIGAGSAVKWAVGVGGKGNEGVAANVQRIKGSIGYVEWAYAKKNKMSHTQLQNKDGNFLQPDDENFKAAAASAPWTQTPGFGVVLTDQAGKNSWPITGVSFILMHKVQADAAKAKEVLKFFDWAYKNGGPAAVELDYVPMPASVIKLVQESWKANLKDASGKSIY, encoded by the coding sequence ATGCAAATGAAGCAAATGTTCAAATTTATCGTCGTGGGTGCTTCGGCAGCGATGGCATTTTCTTCCGCTTCCGTCATGGCGGCAGATATGACAGGTGCTGGTGCAACCTTCCCGTACCCGATCTACGCCAAATGGGCTGAGACCTACAAAGCCAACACCGGCAACGGCCTGAACTACCAGTCCGTCGGCTCCGGCGCCGGCATCAAGCAAATCAAGGCCAAGACTGTTGAATTCGGCGCATCCGACATGCCTTTGAAGGCGGAAGAGCTGGAAGAAGCGGGTCTGATGCAATTCCCGGCCATCATGGGCGGCGTGGTCACCATCGTCAACCTGGACGGCGTGACCCCAGGCCAGCTGAAAATGACGGGCAAAGTCGTTGGCGACATCTACCTGGGCAAGATCACCAAGTGGAGCGCTCCCGAGATCGCCGCACTGAACACGGGCGTCAAGCTGCCGGATACGGAAATCACCGTGGTGCACCGCGCTGACGGTTCGGGCACCTCGTTCCTGTTCACCGACTTCCTGTCGAAAACCAACCCGGAATTCAAATCGAAAATCGGTGCTGGCTCGGCTGTGAAGTGGGCCGTGGGCGTAGGCGGCAAGGGTAACGAAGGCGTCGCCGCCAACGTGCAGCGTATCAAGGGTTCGATCGGCTACGTCGAGTGGGCTTACGCCAAGAAAAACAAGATGTCGCACACCCAGCTGCAAAACAAGGACGGCAACTTCCTGCAACCGGACGACGAGAACTTCAAGGCCGCTGCCGCTTCCGCACCATGGACGCAAACCCCAGGCTTCGGCGTGGTGTTGACCGACCAGGCTGGCAAGAACAGCTGGCCGATCACGGGCGTGTCGTTCATCCTGATGCACAAAGTCCAGGCTGACGCAGCCAAGGCAAAAGAAGTGCTGAAATTCTTCGACTGGGCCTACAAAAATGGCGGTCCTGCTGCCGTTGAACTGGACTACGTGCCGATGCCGGCATCGGTCATCAAGCTGGTGCAGGAATCGTGGAAAGCCAACCTGAAAGACGCATCGGGCAAGTCGATCTACTGA
- the ppk1 gene encoding polyphosphate kinase 1, translating to MKPELHMEVTKSGILLDRELSQLTFNRRVMAQAEDPNIPLLERLRYLCIVSSNMDEFFEVRVASLLAAGSIGGSLAGHPALAANLERIGKECHALVERQYEILNSDVLPALREAGVHLLRDSDRNEAQRAWVKQYFDREVRPLLTPIGLDPAHPFPQVVNKSLNFIVSLSGKDAFGRGTAIAIVKAPRVLPRVIKLPDEISGDGVSFCLLSSVIHAHISDLFAGREVIAYSQFRVTRDSDLWVDEDEVKNLRQALKGELVGRQFGTSVRLEVARNCPPELSQFLLDQFNLDQSRLYRVNGPVNLVRLSEMIDHVKQPALRFPPFFPGLAHKAIGNDIFAALNKHDILLHHPYQSFQTVIDFIRSAAYDPSVVAIKQTIYRTGMNSDLMESLITAAKMGKEVTVIVELMARFDEEANINWADKLEQAGAQVVYGVVGLKTHAKVALVIRREEGALRFYAHLGTGNYHPTTTKLYTDFGLLTANQDLAVEVNEVFIHLTSLTKPHNLNHLWLAPFGLQSEIIKAIRNEAKIARSGRRGRIIVKVNALVDESVIRALYAASTDGVKIDLIVRGACTLKPGVLGLSENIKVRSVIGRFLEHSRIYYFRNDLAHDVYLASADWMSRNLFRRVEVAFPILDRALKRRVIAEGLNPYLKDNTNAWELEPTGHYARRKPRGKQSPFSAQQYLMQTLGTPGAEVGE from the coding sequence ATGAAACCTGAACTGCACATGGAAGTGACCAAATCGGGCATCCTGCTTGACCGCGAGCTGTCGCAACTGACTTTCAACCGGCGCGTGATGGCCCAGGCGGAAGACCCGAACATTCCCCTGCTCGAGCGCCTGCGCTACCTGTGCATCGTCAGCAGCAATATGGATGAGTTCTTCGAGGTGCGCGTGGCCAGCCTGCTGGCGGCCGGCAGCATCGGCGGTTCGCTGGCCGGCCACCCTGCCCTGGCGGCCAACCTGGAGCGCATCGGCAAGGAATGCCATGCGCTGGTGGAACGCCAGTACGAGATATTAAATAGCGACGTCTTGCCGGCCCTGCGCGAAGCGGGCGTGCATTTGCTGCGCGACAGCGACCGCAACGAGGCGCAGCGCGCGTGGGTAAAGCAATACTTCGACCGCGAAGTGCGGCCCCTGCTGACGCCGATCGGCCTCGACCCGGCCCACCCGTTCCCGCAAGTGGTCAACAAGAGTCTCAACTTCATCGTGTCGCTGAGCGGCAAGGATGCATTCGGCCGCGGCACGGCCATCGCCATCGTCAAGGCGCCCCGTGTCTTGCCGCGCGTCATCAAGCTGCCGGACGAGATTTCCGGCGACGGCGTGTCCTTCTGTTTATTGTCGTCCGTCATCCATGCCCACATTTCCGACCTGTTCGCCGGGCGCGAAGTGATTGCCTATTCGCAGTTCCGCGTCACGCGCGACAGCGACCTGTGGGTCGACGAAGATGAAGTCAAGAACCTGCGCCAGGCCCTGAAAGGCGAACTCGTGGGCCGCCAGTTCGGCACCTCGGTGCGCCTGGAAGTGGCACGCAACTGTCCACCGGAATTGTCACAGTTCCTGCTCGACCAGTTCAACCTGGATCAAAGCCGCCTGTACCGCGTCAACGGCCCCGTCAACCTGGTGCGCCTGTCGGAGATGATCGACCACGTCAAGCAGCCCGCGCTGCGTTTCCCGCCGTTCTTCCCCGGCCTCGCGCACAAAGCCATCGGCAACGACATCTTTGCCGCGCTGAACAAGCACGACATCCTGCTGCACCACCCCTACCAGTCGTTCCAGACGGTCATCGACTTCATCCGCAGCGCCGCCTACGATCCATCCGTCGTCGCCATCAAGCAGACGATCTACCGCACGGGCATGAACTCGGACTTGATGGAATCGCTGATTACGGCGGCAAAGATGGGCAAGGAAGTGACCGTCATCGTGGAACTGATGGCGCGTTTCGACGAGGAAGCCAATATCAACTGGGCCGACAAGCTCGAGCAGGCTGGCGCGCAAGTCGTGTACGGCGTCGTCGGCCTGAAAACCCACGCCAAGGTGGCGCTCGTCATCCGCCGCGAAGAAGGCGCGCTGCGCTTCTATGCGCATTTGGGCACCGGCAACTACCACCCCACCACCACCAAGCTGTACACGGACTTCGGCTTGCTGACGGCGAACCAGGACCTGGCCGTGGAAGTGAATGAAGTCTTCATCCACCTGACCAGCCTGACCAAGCCGCACAACCTGAACCACCTGTGGCTGGCGCCGTTCGGCCTGCAAAGCGAGATCATCAAGGCTATCCGCAACGAGGCGAAGATCGCCCGCTCGGGCCGGCGCGGACGCATCATCGTCAAGGTCAACGCGCTCGTCGACGAATCCGTGATCCGCGCCCTGTATGCGGCCTCGACCGATGGCGTGAAGATCGACCTGATCGTGCGCGGCGCCTGTACCCTGAAGCCGGGCGTGCTTGGGCTGTCGGAAAACATCAAGGTGCGCTCCGTGATCGGGCGTTTCCTCGAGCATAGCCGCATTTATTACTTCCGCAATGACCTGGCGCACGATGTCTACCTGGCCAGCGCGGACTGGATGAGCCGCAACCTGTTCCGCCGCGTGGAAGTGGCCTTCCCGATACTCGACCGGGCGCTGAAGCGGCGCGTGATCGCCGAAGGCCTGAATCCGTATTTGAAGGATAATACGAATGCATGGGAACTGGAGCCGACGGGCCACTATGCGCGCCGCAAGCCGCGCGGCAAGCAAAGCCCGTTCAGCGCCCAGCAATACCTGATGCAGACACTGGGCACGCCGGGCGCGGAGGTCGGCGAATAA
- the pstB gene encoding phosphate ABC transporter ATP-binding protein PstB, which yields MNPAQDLAPKKKTIEISGLNFFYGKTQSLHNVNLDIHEKKVTAFIGPSGCGKSTLLRTLNRMYDLYPGQRAEGSILYRGRNVLDADQDVNMLRAKVGMVFQKPTPFPMSVYDNIAFGVRLYEDLSKGEMDERVEWALKKAALWGEVKDKLSKSGLSLSGGQQQRLCIARGVAVKPDVLLLDEPTSALDPISTSKVEELISELKQDYTIAIVTHNMQQAARCSDYTAYMYLGELVEFGETDQIFMNPARKETQDYITGRFG from the coding sequence ATGAATCCAGCCCAAGACCTGGCACCAAAGAAGAAAACCATCGAGATTTCGGGCCTGAACTTTTTTTACGGCAAAACGCAAAGCTTGCATAACGTCAATCTCGATATCCACGAGAAGAAGGTGACGGCCTTCATCGGCCCGTCCGGTTGCGGTAAATCAACCTTGCTGCGCACCTTGAACCGCATGTATGACCTGTATCCTGGCCAGCGCGCGGAAGGCTCGATCCTGTACCGCGGCCGCAACGTGCTTGACGCCGACCAGGACGTCAACATGCTGCGCGCCAAGGTCGGCATGGTGTTCCAGAAACCAACGCCGTTCCCCATGTCCGTGTACGACAATATCGCCTTTGGCGTGCGCCTGTATGAAGACCTGTCGAAAGGCGAGATGGACGAGCGCGTCGAGTGGGCCCTGAAGAAGGCCGCGCTGTGGGGCGAAGTCAAGGACAAGCTGTCGAAGAGCGGCCTGTCGCTGTCGGGCGGCCAGCAGCAGCGCCTGTGCATCGCGCGCGGCGTGGCGGTGAAGCCGGACGTGCTGTTGCTTGACGAGCCGACCTCGGCGCTGGACCCGATCTCGACCTCAAAGGTGGAAGAGCTGATCAGCGAACTGAAACAGGATTACACGATCGCCATCGTGACGCACAATATGCAGCAGGCGGCGCGCTGCTCCGACTACACGGCCTATATGTACCTGGGCGAACTGGTGGAATTCGGCGAAACGGACCAGATCTTCATGAATCCGGCTCGCAAGGAAACGCAGGATTACATCACGGGCCGCTTCGGCTGA
- the pstA gene encoding phosphate ABC transporter permease PstA — translation MSQLSQVSTLDVPAKPAMNPVYRKRLLMHRIGIALSVAAMALGLAVLVWILFTLVVKGFGALSVDLFTQTTPAPGSEGGGLINAIVGSALMVGLATVVSTPIGILAGIYLAEYGEENKLAQVTRFVTDIMLSAPSIVIGLFVYALYVAHVKHFSGYAGAIALSLIAVPVVVRTTDNMLRLVPNSLLEAAFALGAPRWKVATLVRLRAVKAGVITGVLLALARIAGETAPLLFTALNNQFQSFNMNAPMANLPSVIASFAMSPYDNWRSLAWGGALLITFSVLALNILSRTVFSQKVPN, via the coding sequence ATGAGCCAGCTCAGCCAAGTTAGCACCCTCGACGTTCCGGCCAAGCCGGCCATGAACCCCGTCTACCGCAAGCGATTGCTGATGCACCGCATCGGCATCGCCTTGTCGGTGGCCGCCATGGCCCTGGGCCTGGCCGTGCTCGTGTGGATCCTGTTCACCCTGGTGGTGAAGGGCTTTGGCGCCCTGTCGGTCGACCTGTTCACGCAAACGACGCCGGCGCCGGGCAGCGAAGGCGGTGGCCTGATCAACGCCATCGTCGGCAGCGCCCTGATGGTGGGCCTGGCCACCGTGGTCAGCACGCCGATCGGCATCCTGGCCGGCATCTACCTGGCCGAATACGGCGAGGAAAACAAGCTGGCGCAAGTGACGCGCTTCGTGACGGACATCATGCTGTCGGCGCCATCGATCGTCATCGGCCTGTTCGTGTATGCGCTGTACGTGGCCCACGTCAAACATTTCTCGGGTTACGCCGGCGCCATCGCCCTGTCGCTGATCGCCGTGCCGGTGGTGGTGCGCACGACGGACAATATGCTGCGCCTGGTACCGAACAGCCTGCTAGAAGCCGCGTTTGCCCTGGGCGCGCCGCGCTGGAAGGTCGCCACCCTGGTGCGCTTGCGCGCCGTCAAGGCTGGCGTCATCACGGGCGTGCTGCTGGCCCTGGCCCGCATCGCCGGCGAAACGGCGCCGCTGCTGTTCACGGCCCTGAATAACCAGTTCCAAAGCTTCAACATGAATGCGCCGATGGCCAACTTGCCGTCTGTCATCGCTTCGTTTGCGATGAGCCCGTACGACAACTGGCGCTCGCTGGCCTGGGGTGGCGCACTGCTGATCACCTTCAGCGTGCTGGCCCTGAATATCCTGTCGCGCACCGTGTTCAGCCAAAAAGTCCCTAATTAA
- the phoU gene encoding phosphate signaling complex protein PhoU, translated as MIGEHSSKQYDNELEAIRSKVLLMGGIVETQFLDAMTCFRIGNPERADRVMREDDVVNQLEVSLDDACSHLIVRRQPAANDLRTIMATIKVITDLERVGDEATKIARVAKNLHKRGNAVVNHYEMVRGIANTATDMLHDALDAFARNDGKQALQLIAQDAIIDHEFRSIMRNLITFMMEDPRTISAALDTLWVAKAIERIGDHAKNIAEYVIYVVEGKDIRHTKVAAPAISEELPE; from the coding sequence ATGATAGGCGAACATTCATCCAAGCAATACGACAACGAACTCGAAGCGATCCGCTCGAAAGTGCTCCTGATGGGCGGCATCGTTGAAACCCAGTTCCTCGACGCGATGACGTGCTTTCGCATCGGCAATCCGGAACGCGCCGACCGCGTGATGCGCGAAGACGACGTCGTCAACCAGCTGGAAGTGTCGCTCGACGACGCCTGCAGCCACCTGATCGTGCGCCGCCAGCCGGCCGCCAACGACTTGCGCACCATCATGGCCACCATCAAGGTGATTACCGACCTCGAGCGCGTAGGCGACGAGGCGACAAAAATCGCCCGCGTGGCGAAGAATCTGCACAAGCGCGGCAACGCCGTCGTCAACCATTACGAGATGGTGCGCGGCATCGCCAACACGGCCACCGACATGCTGCACGACGCGCTGGACGCGTTCGCGCGCAACGATGGCAAGCAGGCATTACAATTAATTGCACAAGATGCCATCATCGACCATGAGTTTCGGTCTATCATGCGCAACTTGATCACCTTTATGATGGAAGACCCGCGCACGATTTCGGCGGCGCTCGACACCCTGTGGGTGGCCAAGGCCATCGAACGGATCGGCGACCATGCGAAAAACATCGCCGAATACGTGATTTACGTGGTTGAAGGCAAGGACATCCGCCACACCAAGGTGGCTGCTCCCGCCATTTCCGAGGAGCTCCCTGAGTAA
- the senA gene encoding selenoneine synthase SenA gives MTLINASFRHAGAQQLAQSLLAARQATLFLFDCYVSAGLDVVERMPRHLQLNPPLWQLAHIAWFAEWFILREAASSHPADAVYNSLLTRGDDLFDANMVEQRTRWKLDLPSPGAVKTYCHEVLDRVLDKLSREANVDGALYPYRLALAHEDLCGEQLLAGLQWLGLAAPGTLAASPALPAGLGEIAFPGGSIELGSRRDAGFAFDNECPPYACYVAPFAIDAVPVSNAQFADFVSDGGYQNRQFWSAAGSAWLMQQERSSPLYWLRDATQWRTLRFGQPVTLAPNEAVRHINLYEAQAYCAWAGRRLATEAEWEYAALSGHPRFQWGQVWEWTATPFEPYPGFAPDAWREYSAPYFMRHQVLRGASFATPPRLQSARMRAFHAPERGDIFAGLRTCAW, from the coding sequence ATGACTTTAATCAACGCTTCTTTTCGCCACGCCGGCGCGCAGCAACTGGCCCAGTCGCTGCTGGCCGCGCGCCAAGCCACCCTGTTCCTGTTCGACTGTTATGTTTCCGCCGGACTGGACGTGGTGGAGCGCATGCCCCGCCATCTACAGCTCAATCCGCCATTGTGGCAACTCGCGCATATCGCCTGGTTCGCCGAGTGGTTCATCCTGCGCGAAGCGGCTTCCAGCCATCCGGCGGACGCCGTCTACAATTCCCTGCTGACGCGCGGTGACGATTTGTTCGACGCCAATATGGTCGAGCAGCGCACGCGTTGGAAGCTGGACTTGCCCAGCCCCGGCGCCGTGAAGACGTATTGCCACGAAGTGCTCGACCGGGTACTCGATAAACTGTCGCGCGAAGCCAATGTCGACGGCGCCCTGTACCCGTACCGCCTGGCGCTGGCCCATGAAGACTTGTGCGGCGAGCAATTGCTGGCCGGCTTGCAATGGCTGGGCCTGGCAGCGCCCGGGACCCTGGCGGCCAGTCCCGCCTTGCCGGCGGGCCTGGGCGAGATCGCCTTTCCAGGTGGTAGCATCGAACTGGGTTCGCGCCGCGACGCCGGCTTCGCCTTCGACAATGAATGCCCGCCATACGCGTGCTATGTAGCGCCCTTCGCCATCGACGCCGTGCCCGTGTCGAACGCCCAGTTCGCCGATTTTGTCTCCGATGGCGGCTACCAGAACCGCCAGTTCTGGAGCGCGGCCGGCAGCGCCTGGCTGATGCAGCAGGAGCGCTCGTCGCCGCTGTACTGGCTGCGCGACGCCACGCAGTGGCGCACGCTGCGCTTTGGCCAGCCGGTGACCCTGGCGCCGAACGAAGCCGTGCGCCACATCAATCTGTACGAGGCGCAAGCGTATTGCGCCTGGGCCGGGCGGCGCCTGGCGACCGAGGCGGAATGGGAGTATGCTGCGCTGTCCGGCCATCCGCGCTTCCAGTGGGGACAGGTGTGGGAGTGGACGGCGACGCCGTTCGAGCCGTATCCGGGCTTTGCGCCCGATGCCTGGCGCGAATATTCGGCGCCGTATTTCATGCGCCACCAGGTGCTGCGCGGCGCCTCGTTCGCCACGCCGCCGCGCCTGCAGTCGGCGCGCATGCGCGCCTTCCATGCGCCCGAGCGCGGCGACATCTTTGCCGGCTTGCGCACCTGCGCCTGGTAG
- the sixA gene encoding phosphohistidine phosphatase SixA has protein sequence MDLILWRHAEAEPGVPDLERALTVKGQKQARRMGEWLASQLPENCRILVSPALRTLQTAEALGRKFKLMPELAPGAEAEDILKAANWPGGKETVLIVGHQPTLGQAAALLLTGEEQEWEMRKASAWWFSQREPGDPVSVYLKAVMAHDLVVK, from the coding sequence ATGGACCTCATCTTGTGGCGGCACGCAGAAGCCGAGCCGGGCGTGCCGGACCTGGAGCGCGCACTGACAGTCAAGGGGCAGAAACAGGCGCGCCGCATGGGCGAATGGCTCGCTTCGCAATTGCCCGAGAATTGCCGCATCCTCGTCAGCCCGGCCCTGCGCACCCTGCAGACGGCCGAGGCGCTGGGACGCAAGTTCAAGCTGATGCCGGAACTGGCGCCCGGCGCGGAAGCGGAAGACATCCTGAAGGCGGCCAACTGGCCCGGCGGCAAGGAAACCGTGCTCATCGTCGGCCACCAGCCCACCCTGGGCCAGGCGGCCGCCCTGCTGCTGACGGGCGAAGAACAGGAATGGGAAATGCGCAAGGCCAGCGCCTGGTGGTTCTCCCAGCGCGAACCTGGCGATCCCGTCAGCGTTTATCTGAAGGCCGTGATGGCGCATGATCTCGTCGTGAAATAG